The proteins below come from a single Pedobacter aquae genomic window:
- a CDS encoding alkaline phosphatase family protein yields the protein MPKKILLSFLMFLQFAAVAQTESKVVLVTIDGLRWQELFRGADSSLIYSRYNNQKDYLFKKFWHKDVHKRRALLMPFVWSQIVKNGQIIGNRDLKSYAAVSNLAKFSYPGYAELFSGFVDSSIVNNNRVYNKNQNVLRWLNQQEGFKNKVASFSSWDVFNYILDDSVGDFVINAGIEDLEIPEMDESFNALNEMQRLAPPFISDKVRLDVITYQLAKQYLKFYKPKFLHIGFDETDDMAHAADYKFYIEQARKSDDMIADLWNYLQNDDFYKNQTTLVITTDHGRGEVPFGNWTSHGKSIPGSEQVWIAAIGPTITAKGEVKNSDEIFTKQIAGTLAKLLGLNFNKDNVFK from the coding sequence ATGCCTAAAAAGATTTTATTATCCTTTTTGATGTTTCTACAATTTGCTGCTGTTGCGCAAACAGAAAGCAAAGTGGTTTTGGTTACCATAGATGGTTTACGCTGGCAAGAATTATTTAGAGGAGCAGATTCTTCGCTCATTTACAGCCGTTACAACAACCAAAAAGATTATCTATTTAAAAAATTCTGGCATAAAGATGTACATAAAAGAAGGGCGCTATTGATGCCTTTTGTATGGAGCCAGATTGTTAAAAACGGTCAAATTATAGGCAATAGAGATTTAAAAAGTTATGCGGCAGTAAGTAATCTAGCCAAGTTTTCTTACCCTGGGTATGCCGAGCTTTTTTCTGGTTTTGTGGATAGCAGTATCGTAAATAACAATAGAGTTTACAACAAAAACCAAAATGTATTAAGATGGCTAAACCAGCAAGAAGGATTTAAAAATAAAGTAGCTTCTTTTTCTTCTTGGGACGTCTTTAACTATATTCTAGATGATTCTGTTGGAGATTTTGTGATAAATGCAGGCATAGAAGATTTAGAAATTCCAGAAATGGATGAAAGCTTTAATGCATTAAATGAGATGCAGCGCTTAGCTCCTCCTTTTATATCTGATAAAGTGAGGTTGGATGTGATTACCTATCAGTTAGCTAAACAATATTTAAAGTTTTATAAGCCTAAATTCTTACATATAGGTTTTGATGAAACAGATGATATGGCACACGCTGCTGATTATAAATTTTACATAGAGCAAGCCCGTAAAAGCGATGATATGATTGCTGATTTATGGAATTATCTACAAAACGATGATTTTTATAAGAACCAAACCACTTTAGTGATTACCACAGACCATGGCCGTGGCGAGGTTCCTTTTGGAAATTGGACCAGTCATGGTAAAAGCATACCCGGCTCAGAACAGGTTTGGATAGCAGCTATAGGGCCAACTATAACCGCAAAAGGCGAAGTAAAAAATTCTGATGAAATATTTACCAAGCAAATAGCAGGTACACTGGCTAAACTATTAGGCTTAAATTTCAATAAAGACAATGTGTTTAAATAA
- a CDS encoding DUF4153 domain-containing protein, translating into MKFPSLKQIVYTALAVFQRFPIPLLFAVLATSSLIALTVKDLNNIYNEDLVKGAYIGNLGLALTLAFALFAERRKLKNSIKIGVNTALIAFLFSLSFILNPFEKAAHILILLILAFAFHLLVSVAAFHKTEDNQAFWQLNKSLFLRFLTSALYSAVLFIGLSIAILSIQVLFDTKWSESIYLRLWLFIVGIFNTLFFLSGVPKPLETLEEEQSYPKGLKIFTQYVLIL; encoded by the coding sequence ATGAAGTTTCCTTCGCTTAAACAAATTGTTTATACGGCACTAGCAGTATTTCAAAGGTTCCCCATCCCGCTATTGTTTGCGGTTTTAGCAACCAGCTCTTTAATTGCGCTTACCGTAAAAGATCTTAACAATATTTATAACGAAGATCTCGTAAAGGGCGCTTATATAGGCAATTTAGGTCTCGCACTTACCTTAGCTTTTGCATTATTTGCAGAAAGGCGTAAACTTAAAAATTCCATTAAAATAGGCGTTAATACAGCGCTTATAGCTTTCCTGTTTTCTTTAAGTTTTATCTTAAATCCTTTTGAAAAAGCAGCACATATTTTAATTCTCCTCATTCTTGCCTTTGCTTTTCATTTATTAGTTTCTGTTGCTGCTTTTCATAAAACAGAAGATAATCAAGCTTTTTGGCAACTTAACAAGAGCTTATTTTTACGCTTCTTAACTTCTGCATTGTACAGCGCTGTATTATTTATAGGTCTTAGTATAGCTATTCTAAGCATTCAAGTTTTGTTTGATACTAAATGGAGCGAATCTATCTACCTACGCTTATGGCTTTTTATTGTGGGTATATTTAATACACTATTTTTCTTATCAGGAGTTCCTAAACCCTTAGAAACACTAGAAGAAGAACAGTCTTACCCAAAAGGACTTAAAATTTTCACGCAATATGTATTAATCCTTTAG
- a CDS encoding ATP-binding protein, with translation MSNLSGIMDKGLYSLQLPSNENSVAVVENFVDDLVATLNIGDDVYANLMTCLNEAVTNAIFHGNKQNPNKLVYLNLEIINQKRLVFTIADQGEGFNFNNLPDPTAPENLENLSGRGVFIMKQLADQCIFNTKGNEVELHFKF, from the coding sequence ATGAGTAATCTTTCAGGGATAATGGATAAAGGGCTCTATTCTCTTCAACTTCCTTCTAATGAGAATAGTGTGGCTGTAGTTGAAAATTTTGTTGATGATCTTGTTGCTACTTTAAATATAGGGGATGATGTTTACGCTAATTTAATGACTTGCCTTAACGAAGCGGTTACAAACGCCATTTTTCATGGTAATAAGCAAAATCCAAATAAATTGGTTTACTTAAATTTAGAAATTATCAATCAAAAAAGATTGGTTTTTACAATTGCAGACCAAGGTGAAGGTTTTAATTTTAATAACCTGCCAGACCCAACAGCACCAGAAAATTTAGAGAATTTAAGCGGTAGAGGTGTTTTTATTATGAAACAACTGGCAGACCAATGTATTTTTAATACAAAAGGTAATGAAGTAGAGCTACATTTTAAGTTCTAA
- a CDS encoding DUF4175 family protein has product MDYAGFLKKIDDFIRKYYLNKIIRGLIWLCAIFLVVFLLVITAEYYSYFNPLTKTILFYLFLISQLALAWFLVGKYLLKYLKLGAFINHEQASIIIGNHFPDVKDKLLNTLQLQKALTDKPEHEALILASINQRVKQLQPIPFVSAIKISENKKYLRYAIVPAMVMLVLAFTTPAIITDGTSRIIKHNQRFVKKAPFNFEVLNKNLSGVQGEDFELQIKLSGTEIPQEVYIEDGLNSFKLTQEDIIHFNHTFKNLQEDVSFRFKAGEFYSDTYTLKISKKPSILGVRLFLTYPAYLKKQNEVLENPGDISLPEGTVVKWLIGAENTTTLNFHYLKNNIRLTPHKENQFSYQLKLTKSALYSLKPQNNWVVQDALNYQIEVLPDAFPQIEATEKPDSLNSQVLYFIGKASDDYGLNSLSFHYKITSSKDKNRLGKQFKAPVKLQKGSLESSFFYFWPISNTGIKAGEEIAYYFEVTDNDGVNGPKSSRTSLKTYRLLSKAELVEKVEESTQNVKQKISDAIKQAQKIQDEARKLNQELLNTKSMDYTQQKQAQELLDKQQKLEELLKEISKENQKNLLERNQLDNNKELLEKQKQIQDLFDNVLDEKTKSLLKEIQKMLEQKLSDVPNQELKQVQSDQKSLKKELDRILELYKQLEVEQKINQAIDKLEGLTKKQEENITKPDINQQKEIKKEFNTLKEDLKEIAEKNQLLEQPENFDQQKEQQQAIEKKLQEAEENLTQNRKQKANEAQKDAASEMQKMANELKEMQNEEEAQENQVDAQALRQILQNLLKSSFDQEKLMLDLKNTNINDPRFNEIGQKQRNIKDNLKLVEDSLYSLSKRVPQISATVNKEISQINQQIAEALQNLTERKIAEVNRNQQYALTAINNLSLMLSEALEQLQNAMKNAKSGGKGKPKPGMSQLSKMQQELNKNMQKAKEQMQQQGIPQGQKGNKQMSQQFSEMAQQQQMIRQALQELNQQLNKDGKGKLGNLEKIMKDMEQTETDLVNKRITQEAINRQQDIQSRLLEAEKAEREREQDTQKESKAGKQFAPNYNLVLKEYEKIKENEAEMLKTVSPALNNFYKSKISDYFKKLNKRK; this is encoded by the coding sequence ATGGATTACGCTGGCTTTTTAAAAAAGATAGACGATTTCATCAGGAAATATTACCTCAATAAAATTATTAGAGGCTTAATATGGCTATGCGCTATTTTTTTAGTCGTTTTTTTATTGGTGATTACGGCAGAATATTACAGCTATTTTAATCCGCTTACTAAAACCATTCTTTTTTATTTGTTCCTTATCAGCCAGCTTGCGTTAGCTTGGTTTCTGGTTGGTAAATACTTACTAAAATATTTAAAACTAGGCGCTTTTATTAATCACGAACAAGCATCTATCATTATAGGAAACCATTTTCCTGATGTAAAAGACAAACTGCTTAACACCTTACAACTACAGAAAGCTTTAACTGATAAGCCTGAACATGAGGCTTTAATTTTGGCCAGTATTAACCAAAGGGTTAAGCAATTACAGCCTATTCCGTTTGTATCGGCCATAAAAATTAGTGAAAACAAGAAATATCTGCGCTATGCTATTGTTCCTGCTATGGTGATGCTGGTTTTAGCTTTTACTACACCCGCCATTATTACCGATGGTACCAGCAGAATTATCAAACATAACCAACGCTTTGTTAAAAAAGCTCCTTTTAATTTCGAGGTTTTAAACAAGAACTTATCTGGTGTGCAAGGCGAAGATTTTGAGCTTCAAATTAAGCTTAGCGGAACAGAAATACCTCAGGAAGTTTATATAGAAGATGGCCTTAACAGCTTTAAATTAACACAGGAAGATATTATCCACTTTAACCATACTTTTAAAAACTTACAAGAAGATGTTAGTTTTAGGTTTAAAGCTGGCGAGTTTTATTCTGATACTTATACTTTAAAAATTAGTAAGAAACCAAGTATTTTAGGTGTTAGGCTATTTTTAACTTATCCGGCTTACCTAAAAAAGCAAAACGAAGTTTTAGAAAACCCCGGAGATATTAGCTTACCCGAAGGAACGGTTGTGAAATGGTTAATTGGTGCAGAAAACACTACTACACTAAACTTCCATTATTTAAAAAACAACATCAGGTTAACACCTCATAAAGAAAACCAGTTTAGCTATCAGCTTAAGCTAACAAAAAGTGCCTTATATAGCTTAAAGCCTCAGAACAATTGGGTTGTACAAGATGCTTTAAATTATCAGATAGAGGTTTTACCAGATGCTTTTCCACAAATTGAGGCTACAGAAAAACCCGATTCGCTGAATAGCCAAGTATTATATTTTATTGGAAAAGCTAGCGACGATTATGGTTTAAACAGCTTAAGTTTTCACTATAAGATTACATCATCTAAAGATAAAAACAGATTAGGAAAGCAGTTTAAGGCTCCAGTAAAACTTCAAAAAGGCAGTTTAGAAAGTAGTTTCTTTTATTTCTGGCCCATTAGTAATACGGGTATAAAGGCTGGTGAAGAAATTGCTTATTATTTTGAAGTTACTGATAATGATGGTGTAAACGGGCCTAAAAGCAGCAGAACAAGTCTTAAAACTTACAGGCTTTTAAGCAAAGCTGAGCTTGTAGAAAAAGTAGAGGAAAGCACCCAAAATGTTAAGCAAAAAATTTCTGATGCCATAAAGCAGGCTCAGAAAATACAAGATGAAGCCCGAAAGCTAAACCAAGAGTTGTTAAATACTAAGAGTATGGATTATACTCAGCAAAAACAAGCACAAGAATTGCTAGATAAACAACAAAAGCTAGAAGAGTTGCTTAAAGAAATAAGTAAAGAAAATCAGAAGAATTTGCTAGAGCGCAACCAGCTGGATAATAACAAAGAACTTCTAGAAAAGCAAAAACAGATACAAGATCTATTTGATAATGTATTGGATGAGAAGACTAAATCTTTATTGAAAGAAATTCAGAAAATGTTGGAGCAAAAGCTTAGTGATGTTCCTAACCAAGAGCTAAAGCAGGTGCAAAGCGACCAAAAGTCGCTAAAAAAAGAATTAGACCGTATTCTTGAGCTTTACAAGCAACTAGAGGTTGAACAAAAAATAAATCAGGCTATAGATAAACTGGAAGGCCTTACAAAAAAACAAGAGGAAAACATTACTAAACCAGATATAAATCAACAAAAAGAAATTAAAAAAGAGTTTAATACACTTAAAGAAGATTTAAAAGAAATAGCGGAAAAAAATCAGCTTTTAGAGCAGCCAGAAAATTTTGATCAACAAAAAGAACAACAACAAGCTATTGAAAAGAAACTTCAAGAGGCAGAAGAGAACTTAACGCAAAACCGCAAGCAAAAAGCCAATGAAGCGCAAAAAGATGCTGCTTCTGAAATGCAAAAAATGGCTAATGAGCTAAAAGAAATGCAAAACGAAGAAGAAGCGCAAGAAAACCAAGTTGATGCACAGGCTTTAAGGCAAATTTTACAAAACTTGTTAAAAAGCTCTTTCGACCAAGAAAAATTGATGCTTGATCTTAAGAATACCAACATTAACGACCCCAGGTTTAATGAAATTGGGCAGAAACAAAGAAATATAAAGGATAATTTAAAGCTGGTAGAAGATAGCTTATATAGTTTAAGCAAACGGGTTCCGCAAATATCGGCTACGGTAAATAAAGAGATAAGCCAAATTAACCAACAAATTGCAGAAGCTTTGCAAAACCTTACAGAACGTAAAATTGCTGAGGTAAATAGAAATCAGCAATATGCTTTAACGGCTATCAATAATTTGTCTTTAATGCTTAGCGAAGCCTTAGAACAGTTGCAAAATGCGATGAAGAATGCTAAATCTGGCGGTAAAGGAAAACCTAAACCGGGGATGTCTCAACTATCCAAGATGCAGCAGGAGCTTAATAAAAACATGCAAAAGGCAAAAGAGCAAATGCAGCAGCAAGGTATCCCACAAGGGCAAAAAGGCAATAAACAAATGAGCCAGCAGTTTTCTGAAATGGCACAGCAACAACAAATGATTAGGCAAGCTTTACAAGAGCTTAATCAACAATTGAATAAAGACGGGAAAGGTAAATTAGGGAATCTGGAAAAAATCATGAAAGACATGGAACAAACAGAAACTGATCTCGTAAACAAACGTATAACACAAGAGGCTATTAACAGGCAGCAAGACATACAAAGTAGGCTTTTAGAAGCAGAAAAAGCCGAAAGAGAAAGAGAACAGGACACGCAAAAAGAAAGTAAAGCCGGAAAACAATTTGCACCAAATTATAATTTAGTGCTTAAAGAATATGAAAAAATAAAAGAAAATGAGGCTGAAATGCTAAAAACAGTATCTCCAGCGTTAAATAATTTTTATAAGTCAAAAATTAGTGATTACTTTAAAAAATTAAATAAGAGGAAATAG
- a CDS encoding sensor histidine kinase — protein sequence MPLHKRIKPELLDSLLLIELANNGIMLKYSYQISSNKNSRILFRNASYNNLDFEPENTYKAALFPKDMVREGGYLMVSFPEKNSLILKNMNSILASSIGLLLILTGSFAYTIFSILRQKKISEMKTDFINNMTHEFKTPVATIMIASEALRDPDVNEDRKRVSKLAGIIYDENIRLGDHIERVLNIARIEKDDLKIERKEVNIHDLIHAVSDSMSLQLQKKNAKINMNLLATKSTILGDELHLSNVFYNLIDNAIKYSKEAPEITINSNNTHADFVITVTDNGIGMGRDQQKKIFEQFYRIPTGNLHDVKGFGLGLSYVNNMVKRMGGTIKVKSEKDKGSEFELRFPLA from the coding sequence GTGCCCCTACATAAACGTATTAAACCAGAACTTTTAGACTCTTTATTACTTATAGAACTGGCTAATAACGGCATCATGCTGAAATATAGCTACCAAATAAGCTCTAATAAAAACTCTAGAATTTTATTCAGAAATGCATCATATAATAACCTGGATTTTGAGCCAGAAAACACCTATAAAGCAGCCTTATTCCCTAAAGATATGGTGCGTGAGGGCGGTTATTTAATGGTAAGTTTTCCAGAGAAAAATAGTCTCATTCTCAAAAACATGAACTCTATTTTGGCTTCATCCATAGGTTTATTATTGATTTTAACCGGAAGCTTCGCTTATACCATTTTCTCTATTTTAAGGCAGAAAAAGATCTCAGAGATGAAAACAGATTTCATCAATAATATGACACACGAGTTTAAAACTCCGGTAGCCACCATCATGATAGCTAGCGAAGCTTTAAGAGACCCAGATGTTAATGAAGACCGTAAGCGGGTAAGTAAGTTAGCAGGTATCATTTACGATGAAAATATACGCCTAGGAGATCATATAGAAAGGGTTTTAAACATTGCCCGCATAGAAAAAGACGATTTAAAAATAGAACGTAAAGAAGTTAATATTCATGATTTAATTCATGCCGTTTCTGATAGCATGAGCTTACAGCTACAAAAGAAAAATGCTAAAATCAACATGAACCTTTTGGCTACAAAATCAACTATCTTAGGCGATGAGTTACACCTTTCTAATGTATTTTATAATCTTATTGATAATGCTATAAAATACAGCAAAGAAGCGCCAGAAATTACCATTAACAGCAATAATACCCATGCTGATTTTGTGATTACTGTTACCGATAACGGTATAGGTATGGGAAGAGACCAACAAAAGAAAATTTTTGAGCAATTTTACCGCATACCAACAGGTAACTTGCATGATGTAAAAGGTTTTGGACTAGGCTTAAGCTATGTGAATAATATGGTGAAAAGAATGGGCGGAACTATAAAAGTGAAAAGCGAAAAAGATAAAGGCTCTGAATTTGAGCTTAGATTTCCATTAGCGTAA
- the rplS gene encoding 50S ribosomal protein L19 — protein sequence MDLVKFVEEQVVEKKQLPAFKSGDTISVHYKIREGNKERIQVYQGVVIQRNSAGSTETFTVRKMSNGVGVERIFPVNSPNIDKIEVNNVGKVRRAKLFYLRELTGKAARIKSKRV from the coding sequence ATGGATTTAGTAAAATTTGTAGAAGAGCAGGTTGTAGAGAAAAAACAGTTACCTGCATTTAAATCTGGAGATACCATAAGCGTTCACTATAAAATTCGTGAAGGAAATAAAGAGCGTATTCAGGTTTATCAAGGTGTAGTTATCCAGAGAAATAGTGCTGGTTCTACAGAAACCTTTACCGTAAGAAAAATGTCTAATGGTGTTGGTGTAGAGCGTATATTTCCTGTGAATTCTCCAAACATCGATAAAATCGAAGTTAATAATGTTGGTAAAGTTCGTAGAGCAAAATTATTCTACTTACGTGAGCTTACTGGTAAAGCAGCTCGTATCAAATCTAAAAGAGTTTAA
- the trmD gene encoding tRNA (guanosine(37)-N1)-methyltransferase TrmD, which translates to MRFDIITVLPALLESPFAHSIMQRAQKKGLAEIHIHNLRDYASNKHKSIDDYPYGGGSGMVMQIEPFAACIEKLQADRVYDEIIFMTPDGVTFKQEVANELSIKGNIMILCGHYKGIDQRIRDVFVTREISVGDFVLSGGELPAALIVDAVVRLIPGVLSDETSALSDSFQGDLLDAPVYSRPADWRGHQVPNILLSGDQAKIEQWRYEQALERTKKRRPDLLE; encoded by the coding sequence ATGAGATTTGATATCATAACCGTTTTACCAGCTTTACTAGAAAGTCCTTTTGCGCATTCTATTATGCAAAGAGCGCAAAAAAAAGGTCTGGCAGAAATTCATATTCATAATTTAAGAGACTACGCAAGCAATAAACACAAAAGTATTGATGATTATCCATACGGTGGCGGTAGCGGTATGGTTATGCAGATAGAACCTTTTGCCGCTTGCATAGAAAAATTACAGGCCGACAGGGTTTATGATGAGATTATCTTTATGACACCAGATGGCGTTACTTTTAAACAAGAAGTGGCTAACGAGCTTTCTATTAAAGGTAATATCATGATTCTTTGTGGGCATTATAAAGGTATAGACCAAAGAATTAGAGATGTATTTGTAACAAGAGAGATTTCTGTTGGAGATTTTGTGCTTTCTGGTGGCGAGTTACCCGCTGCTTTAATTGTTGATGCTGTGGTAAGATTAATACCTGGTGTTTTATCAGACGAAACATCGGCTTTGTCTGATTCTTTTCAGGGCGACTTGTTAGACGCACCAGTTTACTCAAGACCGGCTGATTGGCGAGGCCACCAAGTTCCCAATATTTTATTGAGTGGAGACCAAGCTAAAATAGAACAATGGCGTTATGAACAAGCTTTAGAACGTACCAAAAAACGCCGACCAGATTTGCTAGAATAA
- the rimM gene encoding ribosome maturation factor RimM (Essential for efficient processing of 16S rRNA), whose translation MSTGDYVEIGFITKTHGLKGELQVAFSYDEPEKLKLKSVYIEIGGKMVPYFVSQFKLSQKQLGYFLFEDINHIDKAQPLAKKKIFLAKRLMPKRSKEEFTYKDLKGFTAIDEQHGELGEIIEVREYPQQFLATVMYQEKEVLFPLSEDLILGIDIDKQVLNINLPDGLLDVYLQD comes from the coding sequence ATGAGTACGGGCGATTATGTAGAAATAGGTTTTATTACCAAAACCCACGGTTTAAAAGGCGAGCTTCAGGTAGCATTTAGTTATGATGAACCCGAGAAATTAAAGCTTAAATCTGTTTATATAGAAATTGGTGGTAAAATGGTGCCTTATTTTGTTTCGCAGTTTAAACTATCACAAAAGCAATTGGGCTACTTTTTATTTGAAGATATTAATCATATAGACAAGGCACAGCCCTTGGCAAAAAAGAAAATTTTTCTAGCTAAAAGGCTGATGCCTAAAAGAAGTAAAGAAGAGTTCACTTATAAAGATTTAAAAGGTTTTACCGCTATTGATGAACAACATGGCGAACTGGGAGAAATTATAGAAGTAAGAGAATACCCACAGCAATTTCTAGCCACGGTTATGTATCAAGAAAAAGAAGTGTTATTTCCCTTATCAGAGGATTTAATATTAGGTATTGATATAGATAAGCAAGTTTTAAATATTAACCTTCCGGATGGTTTGCTGGATGTTTATCTTCAAGATTAA
- a CDS encoding DUF4153 domain-containing protein — protein MLILLAYEGKILVEWHLPNGFVSILILGYAVFGMLSLLLVHPLRNLEENKWIKLFSKSFYLFLIPLIVLLVLAVYTRVSDYGITESRYVLIVLTLWLGFITLYFLIKGQEQIRMIPISLCVIAIIISFGPWGLQSISRNSQQKRLSTLLTAKADKERDQEIRNIVDYLHDYHGIMALQPFTKASLSDIKTFFKNKNKKDSLNQYQSYQTKENTKDSVLKLLGLNPMYNPSMQGNFHNFSNIEKEVLNIEQASVLVTIENQSSFRDDECKEITAFGKAFKICKEKEQELYLVSGKEKLSLQLYKLGKQLLKRSYPIADKQNNYFEVPNKDLTLTQQWKGLNITTRVEEMGIEEENQKTTITHYKVYVLITP, from the coding sequence TTGCTTATCCTTTTAGCTTATGAAGGGAAAATCTTAGTTGAGTGGCATTTACCAAACGGCTTTGTATCTATACTGATATTAGGCTATGCTGTTTTTGGGATGCTTTCTCTATTGTTGGTTCATCCGCTTAGAAATTTAGAAGAAAACAAATGGATAAAGCTCTTTAGTAAAAGCTTCTACCTGTTTTTAATTCCTCTTATTGTTCTTTTGGTTCTTGCGGTTTATACCCGTGTCTCTGATTATGGCATAACAGAAAGTAGATATGTTTTAATCGTTCTTACCCTTTGGCTGGGCTTTATAACGCTTTATTTTCTAATTAAAGGGCAAGAACAAATCCGGATGATTCCCATCAGCCTTTGTGTAATAGCAATAATCATTTCTTTTGGACCATGGGGTTTACAAAGCATTTCAAGAAACTCGCAACAAAAAAGATTAAGCACTCTTTTAACAGCCAAGGCCGATAAAGAAAGAGACCAAGAAATTAGAAATATTGTTGATTATTTACATGATTATCATGGTATAATGGCTCTACAGCCCTTTACTAAAGCATCGCTTAGCGATATTAAAACCTTTTTTAAGAATAAGAATAAAAAGGATTCTTTAAACCAGTATCAAAGTTATCAAACAAAAGAAAACACCAAAGATTCTGTATTAAAGCTTTTAGGACTTAACCCTATGTACAACCCAAGTATGCAAGGGAATTTTCACAACTTTAGTAATATAGAAAAAGAAGTCTTAAATATAGAACAGGCCAGCGTTTTGGTCACCATAGAAAATCAATCTTCTTTTAGAGACGATGAATGCAAAGAAATAACCGCATTTGGAAAAGCTTTTAAAATTTGTAAAGAGAAAGAACAAGAGTTATACTTGGTTTCGGGTAAAGAAAAGCTTTCTTTACAGCTTTACAAACTAGGGAAGCAACTATTAAAACGAAGCTATCCTATTGCTGATAAGCAGAACAACTATTTTGAAGTTCCCAATAAAGATTTAACGCTTACCCAGCAATGGAAGGGTTTAAACATCACCACCAGAGTAGAAGAAATGGGTATAGAAGAAGAAAATCAAAAAACCACTATTACCCATTATAAAGTTTATGTACTGATAACGCCATGA
- the msrA gene encoding peptide-methionine (S)-S-oxide reductase MsrA has protein sequence MMKFVKILSTSIFALFIIACNTNGQVRKNNAVKLAAPKGKAIAAFASGCFWCSEHIFEAVVGVDSAVSGYAGGTAVNPTYELVNTETTGHAETVLVYYNPTVVSYDELVEVFFSSHDPTTPNQQGPDRGSSYRSVLFYQTDAEKTIAMNAIKKISSSNRFSKPIVTELAALKAFYRAEEYHQDFIEHNPNQSYVRAVSIPRFEKFKKTYKGKLKKGY, from the coding sequence ATGATGAAGTTTGTAAAAATATTAAGCACTAGCATTTTTGCTTTATTTATAATAGCCTGCAATACCAACGGACAAGTACGTAAAAATAATGCAGTAAAGCTAGCGGCGCCAAAAGGTAAGGCTATTGCTGCTTTTGCATCGGGCTGTTTTTGGTGTTCAGAACATATTTTTGAAGCTGTTGTTGGTGTAGATTCTGCCGTTTCTGGTTATGCCGGAGGTACCGCTGTTAACCCAACTTATGAATTGGTAAATACAGAAACCACTGGTCATGCAGAAACCGTTTTGGTTTATTACAACCCTACTGTAGTAAGTTACGATGAATTGGTTGAAGTGTTTTTCTCTTCGCATGACCCTACAACGCCAAACCAGCAAGGTCCAGATAGAGGTTCTTCATACCGTTCGGTTTTATTCTATCAAACCGATGCGGAGAAAACCATCGCTATGAATGCTATTAAGAAAATAAGCAGCAGCAACAGGTTTAGTAAGCCAATAGTTACAGAGCTTGCGGCTTTAAAAGCCTTTTACAGGGCAGAAGAATACCATCAAGATTTTATAGAACATAACCCAAACCAATCTTATGTAAGGGCGGTTTCTATTCCAAGGTTCGAGAAGTTTAAGAAAACATACAAAGGAAAATTGAAGAAGGGGTATTGA
- a CDS encoding response regulator transcription factor: protein MSAKKILLVEDDPNLGMILEDYLSLKGKFDVTLCDDGEEGLKAFTSAAYDICILDVMMPKKDGFTLAKDIRKINKHIPIIFATAKGMMEDKTEAFGLGGDDYITKPFKIEELLLRINALLKRAGNQEKVEEEKPKIFTIGKYTFDYQHQTIINGEEQQKLSTKEAELLRLLCLKMNDVLTREEALLQIWHDDNYFNGRSMDVFLSKLRKYLKEDSRVEIINVHGKGYKLLVNQ, encoded by the coding sequence ATGAGTGCGAAAAAGATTCTTTTAGTAGAAGACGACCCTAATTTGGGGATGATTTTAGAAGATTACCTTTCTTTAAAAGGAAAGTTTGATGTTACGCTTTGTGATGATGGAGAAGAAGGCTTAAAAGCATTTACATCTGCCGCTTATGATATTTGCATTTTAGATGTGATGATGCCTAAAAAGGATGGCTTTACATTGGCAAAAGACATCAGAAAGATAAACAAACACATACCTATTATTTTTGCTACTGCCAAAGGCATGATGGAAGATAAAACCGAAGCTTTTGGTTTAGGCGGCGATGATTATATTACCAAACCTTTTAAAATTGAGGAGCTTTTATTACGCATTAACGCACTTTTAAAAAGAGCTGGCAACCAAGAAAAAGTTGAAGAAGAGAAGCCAAAGATTTTCACCATAGGGAAATATACTTTTGATTATCAGCATCAAACCATCATCAATGGCGAAGAGCAACAAAAGTTAAGCACTAAAGAGGCAGAATTACTAAGATTATTATGTCTTAAAATGAATGATGTGTTAACCCGTGAAGAAGCCCTCTTACAAATTTGGCATGATGATAACTACTTTAACGGCCGTAGTATGGATGTTTTCTTAAGTAAATTACGTAAATACCTTAAAGAAGATAGCCGAGTAGAAATCATCAACGTACACGGAAAAGGGTATAAACTCTTGGTAAATCAATAA